CTTCTCATAGAAGCAAATCTGGTGAGCAACTCTTCTTACCCTTGTGCCGGTGAATTTGGTGACATATCTAATGAAGATTCCGGAGTTACTCCCCGAAGACATTGCTGTAACATTGGGAACAAAATAGACTCGAACCCCAGAGAAGAAGGGATTTCTCTGCCAGCAGTCGAGACCCCCATATCAGTGAATGGTATTATTACAAGATATTTTCCCGAGTACGAAGAGGCGAAGTCTCCGGATGTAGGTAGTGTCAGTAAGAATGATGTTGAAGCTCATCCAGGCTGCCCAGTTGACCTAGAAAAGTTCCCGAGAAGCAAAAATAATGTAGATCAGAGACCACCTCATATTATGAAAACACCATCTTCGTTGCTACCGGGTCCAGTGTGTACAAAACCAAAACAAGAAACTTCGAGGGGGAAATTTGGAAGAACCGAAGTTGGTAAACGGTTGGCTGTAGCAGCAAATAGTATCAGGGTTTCAACAGGTACTAAGACATCAGTGAGCTCTGCCTGCCTATCTACAGTTGACAAGTTTCCGACGTCGCTTATAAGAAAAATTGTTTTTGAAGTCAGTGATAATGATGATTGAGGAAATCTAACAGGTACAAAGCCACTTGTGTATACTACAAATATTTTGCCATGACACCAGAACTATATCAAGGAATTACCCGGCTAAAAGTGATGCTGGCGAGTCTACTTTTTAGATGTACAGAAAAGGCTTAAGTTTGGGTTGATCTTACCAGCTCTAAGGAGAAAATACAATGTGGACACACCCTTGTAGCATAAAGTCCAAATTGGGAAAGACACCTTTAGAGGAATTTTTGGGTTCCAAACTTACTTGTGAGGAAATGTTAAGCATGGCATCCACATCAAGCGAAGATTTGCAGTTGGCAACTGAAGAAGACTCGACGTGTTTTACAAACAACTAGACACAAAGAAGGTCAACAGAAGAAGACTCGACGTGTTTTACCTTAAAATCAAAAAGCAACTTGCAAACCAAAACAAAGAATACTATCAAGTAGGATATTCTTCAAGATCCTCTATGGTTAAATCATCATGATTTTCACAAAATCCTTAAACATGTCTTGGCGATCTATTTTTCGAGGGGGGAGTCTAATCCCCATGAAGAACCAAATTCCAAAAGCTAATATCTTCAGTGGTGATGGAAGGGAACAAAGGAGTAGATCTTTCCTCGAAGAAATTTGAAGAACAGACCAAAGAGTGTGAACATCTGGTGATAGGGTTCTTTGCTGGCCCCAGATTATCATTTCCTTTGGTTCAAG
This portion of the Papaver somniferum cultivar HN1 chromosome 11, ASM357369v1, whole genome shotgun sequence genome encodes:
- the LOC113323283 gene encoding uncharacterized protein LOC113323283 isoform X2, encoding MVKRKSFFYHLPDSLPIKNAFQRWKGAWFLLIEANLVSNSSYPCAGEFGDISNEDSGVTPRRHCCNIGNKIDSNPREEGISLPAVETPISVNGIITRYFPEYEEAKSPDVGSVSKNDVEAHPGCPVDLEKFPRSKNNVDQRPPHIMKTPSSLLPGPVCTKPKQETSRGKFGRTEVGKRLAVAANSIRVSTGTKTSVSSACLSTVDKFPTSLIRKIVFEVSDNDD
- the LOC113323283 gene encoding uncharacterized protein LOC113323283 isoform X1, giving the protein MASVKVPVFIKTTLETNILMPVSPDASVKDLKREFISEHLKCFPSVGKIRITGLMVKRKSFFYHLPDSLPIKNAFQRWKGAWFLLIEANLVSNSSYPCAGEFGDISNEDSGVTPRRHCCNIGNKIDSNPREEGISLPAVETPISVNGIITRYFPEYEEAKSPDVGSVSKNDVEAHPGCPVDLEKFPRSKNNVDQRPPHIMKTPSSLLPGPVCTKPKQETSRGKFGRTEVGKRLAVAANSIRVSTGTKTSVSSACLSTVDKFPTSLIRKIVFEVSDNDD